In Oreochromis aureus strain Israel breed Guangdong linkage group 22, ZZ_aureus, whole genome shotgun sequence, the genomic window TgggtgggagggtgggggtgcGGGATGCCCGCTATCCAAGTAGCAATATTCATCGGTAGCAGAGGGAGAGCTAAATGATGGACGCAGGCTGTGGGAATTTCACAGTGAATATAGATAGAAGCACTGGGGAGTCACCACAATggtaaaaagctgaaattggCATTTTCTGTCTGATACTGAACACTGTTATTGTTCTAGATCTAACTCAATAGCATACCTGCATTAGGCCACTCATAGTCTATTGTATTAATCACTTTAGCTGAAAGGAGTGGcatccagtgtggtcttctgctgctgttgcacatctgcttcaaggtttaatatgttgtgtgttcagagatgctcttctgcaaacCTTGTAAATAAAGGggattatttgagttactgttgccttcctgtcggcttaaagcagtctggccattgtCCTCTGACATCTcccatcaacaaggcatttttttcCCAaggaactgctgctcactggatattttctctttctggACTATTCTCTGTAAATTCTAGAGACGGTTGTGTGTAAAAGTCGCATCAGATcaagaccagcctgtctggcaccaacaaccatgccagaaacaaagtcacttaagtcacctttcttccccattttgATGAACCTTCCATACTGAAGTTCATTTTGaacatcttgaccatgtctacatggcTAAATGTACTcttgttttagtgttttattgtttaataaacaaaaaaaacagatgcaTATAAATGTCACACTATTTCAATGCGTAGAAGTTTTTGTTAACAACTTTCTACACAAATACACCCTAAAATCATTAACTGACATTTGACATTTTCCAAAAATACAACAGAACAAAAGAGGAAATcctacctctgtgtgtgtgtgtgtgtgtgtgtgtgtgtgtgtgtgtgtgtgtgtgtgtgtgtgtgtgtgtgtgtgtgtgtgtgtgtgtgtgtgtgtgtgtgtgtgtgtgtgtgtgtgtgtgtgtgtgtgtgtgtgtgtgtgtgtgtgtgtgtgtgtgtgtgtgtgtgtgtgtgtgtgtgtgtgttgactgATCAGGGCAAGTTGCCAATTATTTAAAAGCAATGGAGAATGTCAGAGAGCTTGGCGGCAATATATTCCAGTATGTGCtgctacaaaaataaatatgtttccaTCATACACAGAAACATGGATGAGTGTATTTACAAGTAAATCATATAAACTAAAAGGTCAGTCTTCCGACTGTCAGACAGAGCAGACACCCcttatatggtcatctcaggtgCACAGCTCTGGATGTGATCCCCAACCACCAGCCATTCAAATCTTCTActtatgaggggcagccaatcacaaGAAAACTGACTAAAAGAAGAGGGAAGGATGAACTCTGGGCCAACGTAAAATAAGCAAGGATTATGCTAAACTGTGACTCATGCAAATACACTCCGGaattaaaaatacagaactGGAAATGAGCATCATAGGTTTAGTTCAAGTATTACCACTCGCGTGTCAGAGTAATAACATTAACATCTCTTCGTTATTTGCTAGCATAATGAAATACTAACCTAATTCTAATGAAAACCGCATGGTTATTTAAACCAAATGATTACAGTAGTCTAATTTACAGTTTCTGGGAtagtaaaaatataacaggGGCTTGAAATTGTACCATGCTTGCTACCAGAAGTTAAAGAAGAGTGTTAGCTGCCTTTTGCAGCAAGTGTAAGCATATAGTGCTTGTTATCTTGTGTATCTGTTGCACTAAAGTGATTTATAGCTACAAGGAGGCAAataaaactgtcactgctggcTTCCATTTTCCTTTATGGGCCTACTTTAAAAGCCATAATTTGCACTACTTGTGAGTGGATGGCATTATAAATAGGTTAGTGTACATGCAGGGTTTTGTTATTAGTTtatcccttttttaaacattttatgtaTGACTTATTCCCCCTTAAAATCTATGTATTTAttgaatttatatttattttatataaaatatgtttaaaatattatttttctgttttatataatatattttaagTCCTATGTTCAGTGGTTACTGTTTTtaaagcgctttataaataaagttggcttaGCTCCCAAAATAGTTTGGAACCGATTTAGGTCAAGCAGTTTACGCAGTTGTTTAACAGTGAATGAAGGCACTATAATGAAAACTGCATGCTTATTTTAGCTATCTTACATACATGCGTTTGCACAGTATTTCACTGAATTTCAAAATTAGAGGTGACAGACTAAGCCCTGGGGCGTCAGCTCACCTCCCACTGGGTGGGGAGCTCCACTCAGATCCTATTCAAGAATGATGGACGCTGATCATcaggaaagagaaggaaaaaaaatacaatgagGCAAacggagacagagagagtgatAAAAGACAGCcagggagcagagagggagcATGTCAAGTTGCTAGGAGCAAAGTGTGACTCCCCCTAAGCAACAAAGTAGTCACCTCAAACGGTGTTTTAATGAGGATGCACTGGGaggataaaaacaaattatgacATTGATGTATTGGTCTGTCTCACAGCTTCTCGCACAgcctatttttcttttcttttttaaagcacaGTTTATGAACAAAGGAAGATGGCTTAGACTGGAGCATCAATTTACTAAGCCCCGAGGTTCCTGAATCCATCATACACGGGCCTATTAGACTGGATTTCAGAGGAGCGAGAATAACTGGTGACACAGAGAACATCAGGCAGCTCTTAGCACGGCCAGTATGATAAACTGGGTGTCAGTCACCGCTGGTGCTGTACACTGCGCAGTCATACATACCCGTGTAACTAATCGCTGTCCCGTGCATTTTGTGAGCGCAGCCTAGCTTGAAATTACATGTTTCTGGTTTtccttttcccccctctctctgtgGTGTGTTCAAccccaaccacacacacacacaacacgtGGCTGGCTGGTGGAGCCCGTTAACGGCGGTAGTTTAGTGAACGGGAAATGATACATGACAGGGCGCTTACGCACCAAATCTTTCACGTTGtgacgcgcgcgcacacacgcacacacacatacgcgtTTCCATCTCCGCTCGGCACATTTAGCTTACTCCGTCACGCTATATCTTGAGTTCACTTCAACCTGTGACAGTGAGCAGAAGGCTTATTCATTTCGTTCCGCCACGAATATAAATGGCACACAAcatcacacaaatcaaatgacTGTCTGAACGTCTAAACCAAAAGCATTTCTCTAGCTGTCACCGGTGTTTTATAGTGCAAGGCTCCCAAATCTAAAGTAAAAAAGAACGAAAGAAAGAAGGATTTCTTACTCTTGGAAACGCAACCCCGCCTTTAAAGTTGTTTTGAAAGCTGTAAGCTCTTGAAGATAAGTTACTCAACAGTGAGAAAAGTTATATAAACATTATGTGCACTTTGGAAAAAAATGCGCAAACTCAAAACGCCAAGAATTATATACACATTGCTCCTATTACTTTGCagaaattaaagaaaatccTATAGTTGTTTTTACTCACGATCACGCCAGTCCCGGTCTTACGGTGTACTGGAAGCCTCCTCACGCTTGAGTCAGTCTACGCGCTTCCCTCTCCTCCCTCTTATTTCTTTGCTGTGTGCGCTCCAGTCACTGCTGCTGGAATGAGACACTCACTCTCCTCTCTGACAGCTCCAATAGGTAGAAAACACGAATCCTTCATTTAGAAACAACTGACTTCACTGCAGGCTAGCGATAAAGTCCCTCTGCCTCCCTGCAGCAGCAGCGTGTGGTGGAGACGAGTGAGGGAGGGCGGTTTGTCTCATCCTCTCTCCTCCTTCCTGTTGTTCCTCACTCGCTGCTCTAGGTTTGGATTCTCTGAAACACTTTAGGAGAAATATGCACCCCTTTAGatgggggagaaaaaaacacagttacCTCAGTGACTATCCCAGGGTAATTTACAGATGTTTTTGCTCCAATAGGTAGTCACAAGTCACATTCTGGGTACTATTAGGGTCATTAGGCTCCGAGACTTGTTTTTCCAAGGGCTTCCCCCTTTCAAAATTCATATTTCATAAGAAGCAATCCAGACTTATCCATAATTCAGAAACGTCTGACTGAGGGGGGGTGGGTGTGGTTTGGTGGGTGGCCAGGGGGCTGAACAGAGCACCCTGGGGAACCCTGTCACACCACCAGactgtgacaaaaacaaaacgctGTGACCAGGAGATGATGGGCTTGTTGCCAGGGAAAGACAGGCAATCCAACCCTGACTGAAAACTAGCAGCCACCGACAGGCTTATGAGGCCTgggagcagcagctgcagcaggtaTGTTGCCTGTCTGTACCTCCACACAGATCACCAAAGTATGACAAACAGGAAGTTTCAAAATAAGCATGAGTGTCTAAAGAGATGCAAACACATTAACAGCCTCAAATGATaacacatttcaacttttatttATCAACAAACCCTGCAAAACATGAACAGTAACAGCCCTAACAGTGCTGTGCCCAGGCTCTctgaacaaaacaacacaatcatGTCTGCGCACAGCAACAAGACCTCAGAGGTCAATCTCCATATGAAACTACACAGAACTGGGTCAAAGAAAAGCTGTGAtgtacaccacacacacaccaatgtGCATTTTCAATCACACAAAGCTACTTCTACTATTAAAcctcaaacacattttaagtgCACTTACTGGGGGAAAAATGCCTAAAAACATTTCTCAATTATGACATATCTGTAAAACACTTGGtgtaaactgaattaaaacccccaaaacaaatacaaactaAACCCTAACAGTGAACCTTGTCTTAAAGAGATGAAATACAGCATATTGTTTTAAATCATGTCCTTCATTTTTTAAGTATGAGTTGATTAATGAGTTATTGTAAACAAAAGTTATGCCGTAATTGTCCTGTAGTGTGGAACCCTGAAACCACTGGACAAACATTAGACCAATGACGAAGATGAGAAGTAATAATGATGAGGCTACTGAGTTTCGTTTACTGCCTCAACCTACACcccatgaatttaaaaaaagaaaagagaaaaaaaaaggagggtgGTGTGCTTCAAATTAATGGAATGACCAAGTGCTCTTATGCTATAGTAAACAAGTTAATGAAGATTATTAATATGAGGAGCATTAGACCTGAACTTGAGTTAGAAGACAAATATGccaatgctgaaaaaaaaaacagattgagGTCAAGACAATGTAgtaatatacaaatatatacatatgtacagaGAGCCCAAGCACAGGATAAAACCCTCCAaccaaacatttaaaataattccaaaagtaaattaaaactaaaatataaataagcacaaaaagtGGGCTTAAAAAAGTCGTCCCGTTCTATGTTTGGGAtacttaaaaagaaacaaaaaaaaaaaaaaaaaaagtgatccCAAGTGCCAGCTAGTTTGGTGAGGGTGCTCTGCTCTTCCTGtgctgtcactgtgatccaTGTGGGTTAAAagcagctgactgcaggtcagCACTACAAATTGTAGTTGTGGGATCAGATTAGCTGAAGTGGAAATATCATGCAGTTTGGTGTTAAAATGGCTCTCAAATGTTTGAGGCACGGAATGAGAGGCGAGGGCATTTGGAAAACAGCCTGAAGAGTTGGGTTACTCCAGACGTCCGGAGAATCAAGGTGTAATCTTGTCTAAATTCTGACTCCCTGAGGCCTGCATGTGAGGAAGAGAAaggccaaataaataaatcacaagtaaagtttttttctcaaatcacacagaaaaacagaaaaagtctttttaaaagtgctgatcaaacatttttgctttgtgtgaCTTTAATAAAGATTAACAAAGTTCTTAGGAAAATACAACCTTTTGCAGTAGTTCTGCTTTACCTGGCATGGTTCTCAGTAGCTGTGGACtacagcacagtcagcatggtCTGAACTCCACAGTCCACAAAGCTCTGGAAACAAAGTGTAACACAAGAAAAAGAGTTTGGTGGAATAATCCTATAGATGTGCTTCAAAGACATGAACAACtacaaaaacaagcacaaacagAAAAGCACTGCATGTGTCATGAATTGTCAAGTACACAAAATTAACTTTTGTGGAAAAAACAGAAGGTTAGAGTGCATTGTTGAGCCATTCTTCAGGGTGCCAACACAGGCCAGACAACACCATCTAGTGGTGTACATGGACATCACAGTTCGTGGACAACAGTGACTTTTGTTCCTAGGGGGGCAAACCAACACCGGaggggggaaagaaaagaaggaaaaaagaaaaaacaaggttCATCTGCAATAGTTACCCAATTCTCAAAGGACATCTGTTCTTTGAGAATTGGGTAATGagtctttctttttaatgactgctattcttattcctattccTATTAAATGCAGTCACCTGATTGACAGGCCGTGTCCTCTGGTCCGCTGTCCAGGGAGGTGGGGTGTACTGTGTATGAGGGGAGAGGCGTCAGCTGTCAAACAGAGGGCAACAGACAAACCCAGACTCGCTACTATAGGAGGAAGGGAGGGTATGTTGGATTGTGGGGTAAGCAGGGCCAGGTGTACTTTTACCAGATTGAACCCCTCATCTCACATGCAGGAGCATAAGTGCAATGGCTGTGAGACCCTTTGTGTGGGATGCTGCTTACAAACTggtgtgtgggggtgtgtgtttgtgtgcgtgtaccTGATAGGCATAGGCATTCTGTGCGTAATTCACTGGCATCTGCGGGATCATGACCCCTCCAAAGTTGGCATAGGAGTATGGCTGCAATCAAAGCCAGTAACAACACATGAAACCACAGCACAGAGTTTGTAGAGCCAAACAACAGACCATTTACTGAATAACCggatatatattaaatatacatacatatataatatatatatacatatcaaCAAAGCTACTTAGAATTGTTGTCTTTTTCGATTAAAGTTATACATTATTGTACACTTTgcaactttattttttgtgaGGATTAACCAACTGTCTCAGCAAATACATGTTCcattttatatttcagaagtattatgactggaaaaaaaaaaaaaaaaatatatacttaaAAAGAGACTCcaactaaaaacaacaacatgacaaTAAAATTCTAAACGTTTTACAAATTACAATGATAAAACTTGAATAGCTCCATTTGTGAAACTCACATTCATTAAAACAGGTTAACTTCGCTGGACATCATCACACTAGTTTCTTGGCATTACTCCATTCATGCATGTTTTTTCTCCAGTAATTGCATGGAGTTTCTCATCTGTGACTGACAAATCACATTGCCCTCATCTTCCAcctgttttcttccttttctagtggtctgttgctgtttttcccaaccacatttattttgatgtcaaacccccccccccacttgTGCCACAGTCTATTTCACTGGGTACATCATGTGCCATCTCAAATGTTTCAGCTTGCTCTTTACTTTATCCCCCATAAAAACCACCACCAGTCCCAAGGAAACACTATTTTATCAATTTCTACATGgaaatccttttgtttttgctccagCAGCCGCCTGACTTGTGTTTTACAATAGCTTCGGCAATTTCTTGATGATCCATCTAAAGGTAACCATGTTTTCTTATATAAAATTGGTGGTTATGGCAATATGTCGACTGTGAGCAAGCGCATATCGATTACAAATGATCAGCATTTAACAACATTCAATAACAATCTAAAGGTCATTTCAGAGTGTAAGATACCTGATTGTATGGGTTGCCTCCGTTTATGATGGGCGAAGGTTGTGGCACCCCACCTCCCATGGGTGAGCAGCAAGCACAGTAGAAGTACTGGGTGGGATTCACCCAAGGAGCGGGGCCAACCAGACGTGACGGCATCGACCCTGGATgggggaagagaaaaaaaaagaaaaaagatcagGTTGGCATTAACATTATAAACCTATTTAGTGAAAACAGAACAATAAGTATGTGCACTACCCAACAAACAGAATACATACGAGCGACCCTTTCTTTCATGATGGCAGGGCCCAACTTGAGTTTCCGTCCCTTAAAACTGATCTGTTGCTATGgcaaaaatatttacagaaaatgtatatTATTATTCCACATTAGACATATGCATAGACACAAAAAAGATCCAATGACAGGCTTCTTACCTCAATAATTGTCTGAATATTGACATCTTCACTGAAGTACACAAATCCATAActaggaacacacacacacaaaataaatcagAATATCCAAATATATTGAAGAAGTAATAACATTCAGTCTGAAATACAAGTAGATTATGTTATAAGATAATGAATTTTCATGTCTTGTATGCAAAATAAACTTCACTAATACTTCTCATTGCTCAATAATCTGATCATCACACTCCAAAATTTGACCTCAGTATGTTGAAACAAAGTGAAACAATACTAATTTAACCCGAATTACTCTGAACAGCAAACTTACCCTTTGCAGATTCCTCCACGGTATGTGATAATCTTTACTTCCTTAACAGTACCATATCTTGCAAAGAAGTCCCGCATTTCATTTTCATCCACCTAAAGATTAAAACAAGTAAAGAGAGAAACCAGATTTTAggagactggtgacctgtccagggtgtatcaCACCTGACTCCACAGGCTCCTGACAATgagcaatgataagaaaatgaaatatcacgatagaatatgggtaaaacgcgcatgcgcagtgcctttcttttcatacgcacatggaggaaaaagagtgccggcgacggagaatgagaagggcgaaagtgGATCattgaatgaaacggatgaaccagaattggtttgtaaaaatgctgcaacttcagtggtgtggaactggtttagctttcgtccgtcagatacacaacaaagcactacttttggtagcgcatgctagcgggccgtcgttatcaccgtgttttttggaaaatacggcacacttaaaatcaatcctttgatttttctgaaaatcgacagtgccccttataatcccgtgtgcctcatgtatgaattctggttgtgtttactgacctcaaaacgattttatgtggtacacggcgctcgaaaatctgtcaaatgttttagtacgactttgctaagctatgaACCCGCACCACTTGATGGAtcgtcggagcattacggctagggctgttcgatataacgatatatatcggatgacgatataaaaacgtctatcgtttcattttacgctatcgtttgtttcgtggtgtcgcaaaataaactgtttacggcaatattttttcatcgttttgatgatcactgtagtggctatattaatttcttaaagttctctctttctcttatatttaatataaccacactacggacggacaagcgcATGTTTTTATGCGTTGCGGTTAGCAACAACAACGGTAAAaccatcgcgtgtccgcttgtttatgttccacataaacctttcacaataaagctcaagatcctgttgagccttttcaaaataaactgaatcacgtgaaagagcagattatttacggatgagaagcaaaacaaGAGCCGCTAGGTGCTAAAAAAtgaaccttagactcaaacgttagaacaggtttttccccgcagcacgccgtgtaataaatactcaaagAAAACGGcagccgttacaacttatgtctataaatgtatagtttcatgcatctgttAAAATACTCGACTCCAGCTACATGAcgcgcagctggaaacacttcccgcaagtcgagctgcccgagattcacagaatttgtgatttatatcgttatcgggacgATTGAATTCTTATAtcaggatatgagattttggtcatatcgcacagccctaattacggctaccgtaggcaggagcctcgcggagtgatacgtactgtgcttcaacataatattaccgtattgtgtgtgtataacctctttttaagttttgtggatattatacatggttatgctgaggatatgtcggccaatttccactggaaatgccttttggttaaactgtcagcaaggaatttgcatttgcactgttaaatttttatatagctttaatgcacataaaaaaacagctgcttgtttaagtgaaaatacattgattgGGTTtcttttgcactaataaagttgtggaattgtaaagtattttgtctcgcgtcaattatatcgtcagttatatcattatcgcaaattttcaaatgtatatcgtgataaatatttttggtcatatcgccctgctctatgTCCCAGGTCCGTTCTGGGGTCTCCTCCTCTTTTCAAGTAGTGGCTCTACTGTGAGCTGCAGTGCCTGGCTATTGCCACATGTTctaatgaatacatttttttttcttctcaaaatGTGTGCGGTTAAAGAAagcaaattatttttctttaaatttttgcttgacaCGTTGACAAAAatccccaaaacaaacaaacaaacaaacaaataaaaaaaagattatacGCAATTCACCAAATTTGCAGGCAAGATATGACACCAGAGGGGCATTTATGTATAATTTTAAGCAATTTAAATTTgaattattaataattttaatgTCATATGTAAACAGGATTCAAATTGTAacatataagaaaaagaaatgacctcTTTTACAAGCATCCTTAAGTGTCTGCGTTTTTCTACCCTACTCTGTGTTCCACACTGTAATCAATCGAGTCCTTTTTAGCCACTGAAAATACATTCGTATCGCTGTTTTGTAACTTTTCTTGCAATTTCTGCTGCCCTAT contains:
- the dazl gene encoding deleted in azoospermia-like isoform X1, with amino-acid sequence MDINKPRSANQTLPSLRLSNGYILPEGKLTPNALFVGGIDMKVDENEMRDFFARYGTVKEVKIITYRGGICKGYGFVYFSEDVNIQTIIEQQISFKGRKLKLGPAIMKERVARSMPSRLVGPAPWVNPTQYFYCACCSPMGGGVPQPSPIINGGNPYNQPYSYANFGGVMIPQMPVNYAQNAYAYQLTPLPSYTVHPTSLDSGPEDTACQSELCGLWSSDHADCAVVHSY
- the dazl gene encoding deleted in azoospermia-like isoform X3: MDINKPRSANQTLPSLRLSNGYILPEGKLTPNALFVGGIDMKVDENEMRDFFARYGTVKEVKIITYRGGICKGYGFVYFSEDVNIQTIIEQQISFKGRKLKLGPAIMKERVARSMPSRLVGPAPWVNPTQYFYCACCSPMGGGVPQPSPIINGGNPYNQPYSYANFGGVMIPQMPVNYAQNAYAYQSFVDCGVQTMLTVL
- the dazl gene encoding deleted in azoospermia-like isoform X2, producing the protein MDINKPRSANQTLPSLRLSNGYILPEGKLTPNALFVGGIDMKVDENEMRDFFARYGTVKEVKIITYRGGICKGYGFVYFSEDVNIQTIIEQQISFKGRKLKLGPAIMKERVARSMPSRLVGPAPWVNPTQYFYCACCSPMGGGVPQPSPIINGGNPYNQPYSYANFGGVMIPQMPVNYAQNAYAYQYTPPPWTADQRTRPVNQSFVDCGVQTMLTVL